CGAAGCCGAACGTGTGGCGATATCGCGACTATGTGATCCGCTCGTTCAACGAAGACAAGCCCTACGACCAGTTCGTCCGCGAGCAATTGGCGGGGGATGAATTCTTGCCCCCCACGGCCGACGGCGTTATTGCCACCGGCTACTACCGGCTCGGCATTTGGGACGACGAACCGAGCGATCGCGAATTGGCCCGCTACGACGGGCTCGACGACATCGTGGCCACCACGGGGCAAGTGTTCTTGGGGCTGACGGTCGATTGCGCCCGTTGCCACGACCACAAGATCGACCCGATCCCGCAGCGCGATTACTACAAGCTGCTGTCGTTCTTCCAAAACGTGCATCCATACCACAACGGCGGCCCGACCGACGAACAGCCGATCCCGCCCAGCCCCGGCGAGCCGGCCGGCCGATCGCCGGGCATGGCATTGTGCGTCACGGAGCGCGGCCGCGAGGCACCCGACACATTCGTGCTCTTGCGTGGCAATCCGAACAACCATGGCGACAAAGTCGAGCCCGGTTTTCTGGAAGTGCTGGGGAATGAGAAGGCCGTGGTGCCGACGCCGGCCCCGAATGCGAAAACCACCGGCCGGCGCACGGCGCTTGCGAATTGGATCGTCGCGCCAACGAACCCGCTCACCGCGCGCGTGATGGTCAATCGGATTTGGCAGTATCACTTCGGCCGCGGCATCGTGCGCTCGCCGAACAATTTCGGCACGCAAGGCGATGCCCCGACGCATCCCGAATTGCTCGATTGGCTCGCGGCCGAGTTCGTGCGGCAGGGATGGCGATTGAAGCCGCTGCATCGGCTGATCGTGCGGTCGAATGCGTATCGGATGTCGTCGGCCGGCAATGCGGCGGCGCTGGCCGCCGATCCGGCGAACGATCTGTTTTGGCGATTCGACATGCGGCGTTTGACGGCCGAGGAGGTGCGCGATTCGATCTTGGCCGTGAGCGGCAAGTTGAATCGCAAGATGTTCGGCCCGTCGATCTATCCCGACATGCCGGCCGAGGTGTTGGCGAGCCAATCGCGGCCGGGCAACGGTTGGGAAAAATCGCCGCCCGAGGAGCAATGCCGGCGGAGCATTTACATTCATGAAAAGCGTTCGCTGCTGGTGCCGCTTTTGGAGGCCTTCGACCTCGGCGAGAGCGATCGCTCGAATCCCGTGCGGTTCAGCACCATCCCGCCCACGCAATCGCTGCAAATGCTCAACGGCAATTTCGTAAACGCGCAGGCGTCGGCCTTGGCCGAGCGCGCCAAGCGCGAAGCGGGCGACGATCCGAAGCAGCAAGTGCGGCTGGTGCTGAATCTGGTGACCGATCGCCCGCCGCAAGACGCGGAGATCGACCGCGGAGTGCGGTTGATCGAACGATTGCGCTCGCGCGACGGGGCGACGGCGGAAATGTCGCTACGGCTGTTTTGCCTGATGGCGCTGAATATGAACGAGTTCATTTATCTAGACTAGAGTGAGGGGTGAGAGACGCGTGGGTTAGCCCTGCCGCGCTAGCGGCGGGTGCGCTCCAAGCGATCTCCAAACATCAATGGACCGCAAATCATGACTCAACAAATCGACAACTCGGCCCACCACGGCGGCGGATTCTGCGGTCGCACGCGGCGCGAATTCCTTTGGGAGGCCGGCGCAAAATTCACCGGCCTTGCCCTGACCGCCATGCTCGCGGATAGCGGCTTCTTCCCAGGCCAATCGCTCGCTGCCGTGTCGGGAAATCCGCTCGCCCCGAAGCCGCCGATGATGCCGGCCAAGGCCAAGAGCGTGATCTTCTTGTTCATGTACGGCGGCCCAAGCCACGTCGACACGTTCGACTACAAGCCGAAGCTCTATCCGCTCGACGGCAAAATCGTGCCCATCAAAACATTCGGCCGCGGCGGCAAGAAAAACGAAGGACGCGTCGTCGGACCGAAATGGAAGTTCAAGCAATACGGCCAGTCGGGCAAGTGGGTCAGCGATCTGTTTCCCAATTTGGCTACCTGCGTCGACGACATTGCGTTCATCCATTCGATGACCGCCGATTCGCCGATCCATGGCTCGGCGATGCTGCAAATGAACACCGGCAAAATTCTTTCCGGCAGCCCGTGCCTCGGCTCGTGGACCAACTACGGGCTGGGCAGCGTCAACGAAAATCTGCCCGGCTTCGTGGTGATGCTCGATCCAACCGGCGGCCCGATCAGCGGCGCGAAGAATTGGTCGAGCGGCTACATGCCCGCCACGTATCAGGGCACGCTGCTGCGTTCGGCCGGCGAGCCGATTCTTGATCTTCGCCCGCCCGAAGGAATCTCGGATCCGATGCAGCGCGACCTGCTCGATTCGCTGCAAGAGTTCAACGCGTCGCATGAAGCTGCGCGGAGCGACAACAGCAATTTGGCGGCGCGCATCGCCAGTTATGAGCTGGCCTACGCGATGCAGCGTTATGCTCCCGAGGCTGTCGATATTTCGCAGGAAAGCGCGGCGACCAAAGAGCTCTACGGCTTGACCGAGCCGCGCACGCAGGAATTCGGCCGCCGCTGCTTGTTGGCTCGCCGGCTGGTCGAGCGCGGCGTGCGGTTCGTGCAGCTTTATGCCGGCGGGGCTCACAACGACCAGAACTGGGATGCCCACGGCGATCTGGTGAAGAACCACACGTTCCACGCCGGGCGCACCGATCGGCCGATCGCCGGGCTCATCAAGGATTTGAAGCAGCGCGGCCTGCTCGACGAAACGCTGATCATTTGGGGGGGCGAATTCGGCCGCCAGCCGACCGCCGAATACGCCAAGGGAACCGGCCGCGATCACAACGCCTATGGCTTCACGATGTGGATGGCCGGCGGTGGCATCAAGGGGGGCACGAGCGTCGGCCAGACCGACGATTTCGGCTCCGCCGCCGTGGCCGATCGGTTCCAGGTGAAGCATCTGCACGCCACGGCGCTGACGCAAATGGGCCTCGATCCGAACCACCTCACCTACTTTTACGGCGGCCTGAAACAAAAGCTCGTCGGTGTGCAGGGCGCCGAACCGATCCGGCAGATTATCGCGTAGGTCGGGCTTTCCAGCCTGACAGGCGGTGGAACACGGATCGAATCCGTAAGAAAGGCGCAGTCAGGCTGGAAAGCCTGACCTACGGCTGTGGAGTGCTTTATGCCGAAACCGCTGCGCCACGGTCGGCCGCTTTGGGTGGCGTTTGCGGTGCCGTTTTGCATCGGGTCGGGTTCGGTCCTTTGGGCCGGGGCGTCGATCCGGCCGCAACAGTTCGATCTGTTGGTGCTGCTGGCCGGCGGCGGGTTGCTCGGTTTATTCTCTTTGGGGTTTATCATTCTGCTAGACGCGGCGAATCGTACCTACGACCACCACGAAATAATCCAAACCACGATTCAGAAAAGAGGAACCCGTGACGCTCAAACTGTTTCGACGTTTGCCGAAGATGAAAACGCTTCAACTCGCCTTTGCCGCAGCGGCGAGCGGCCTGCTCGCATGCAATCTTGCCGTCGCCGATGATGCACCGGCCCCCACGCTCCGCTTGCAATTTCGCGGCACGGATCTGACGCTTTCCGGCACCGCTGCTCCGATGCAGCACCGTGTTTTCGCAATCGACAACGGCCATGCGGCCATTGTCGGCGCCGACGGGAAAGTCGAATGGGAATATCCATGCCATACCGATGGCCACGGCAGCGCGGTGCTCGGCAATGGCAACGTGCTGCTCCGCATCGGCACGGCCACGATTGCCGAAATCTCGCCCGAAAAGAAAATCGTCTGGCAATATGAATCCAAGCCGCAGCCGGGCTACAAGGGGCACATCGAAGTGCACGCTTTCCAGCGCCTGCCCGACGGCCTCACCATGATCGCCGAAGGGGGCAATTCCCGGATCATCGAAGTCGATTCGAGCGGCAAGATCGTGCACGAGATGCCGCTGGTGATCAAGCATCCGAATCCGCACGTCGATACGCGCATGGTCCACAAGCTCGACAACGGACATTATCTCGTGTGCCAGGGGGGCGATAGCAAGGTGTGCGAATACGATGGCGATGGAAAAGTCGTGTGGAGTTATACGCTCGATCTCGGCGGCCGGCCGGCATCGCCCGGCCACGGCGTCGAGGGGCACGGCACGGAGCCGTATGACGCGCTGCGTCTGCCGAGCGGCAACACGCTCATCGCGGCCGGCAATGGCAATCGCGTGATCGAAGTGTCGCCGGCGGGCAAGATCGTATGGAGCGTCGAGCAACATGAATTGCCGGGCATTACGCTGGCCTGGGTCACATCGCTCGAAGTGCTGCCCAGCGGTAATCTGATTTTTGGGAATTGCCATGCCGGGCCCGCGAATCCGCAGTTGATCGAAGTGACCCGCGACAAGCACGTCGTGTGGACGATGAAGAATTTCAAGACCTTCGGCAACGCCACGGCGACGGCCCAAGTGCTCGACGTGCCTGGAAACGTACTCCGCTGACCGCCCGGGGTCTGGCTCATTTTTCGGCACGATAGGGCTCGAATTGACAACCAGCGCCGGCGCCGAAAAATGTGCCTGACCCCCTTGCGCCGCGCCAACCCCGGAAGCACGCTCCGTGTGGCGTCGGCGCCGGCATGGTGCGCAGCGCACAGAGCAGCGCACAGAGCAGCGCAGACGGCACACGGAGTGTGCCTGCTACAATACGGCTGCTCGCCGCCGGCTGCCGTTTTTGCTTTTCTCGAATTTCTCTTCGAAACTAAACTCCCACTATGAAAAAAATCCGCTTCGGCGTTTTGAGTACGGCCAAGATTGGCGTGGCGAAAGTGATTCCCGCCATGCAGCACGGGCAACAGACCGAAGTCGTCGCCATCGCTTCGCGCTCGGCCGACAAAGCCCGCGACGTTGCCGCTCGGCTCGGCATCCCGCGCTATTACGGTTCCTACGAAGCCCTGCTGCTCGATCCGGACGTCGATGCCATTTATATTCCGCTCCCCAACGATCAGCACGTTCCGTGGTCGATCCGCGCGCTCGAGGCGGGCAAGCACGTGCTGTGCGAAAAGCCGATCGGCCTCTCGGCCGACGAGGCCCGGCGATTGCGCGAGGCGAGCCGGCTTCATCCGCGATTGAAGCTGATGGAGGCGTTCATGTATCGCCATCATCCGCAATGGCGCAAGGCGAAGGAATTGGTCGACGCCGGCCGAATCGGCACGCTGCGAACGATCAGCACGCTGTTTTCATTTTTCAACGACGATCCGGCCAATATCCGCCACGATCCGGCCATGGGGGGCGGTGGACTGATGGATCTCGGCTGCTACGCGATTTCCCTCTCTCGCTGGATTTTGAACGCCGAGCCGCGGCGCGTGATCGGTTGGGTGCAATACGATTCGCGATTTCAAGTGGATCGGCTGGCGTCGGCTATTTTGGATTTCGGCGAGTGCTCGGCAACATTCACTTGCTCGATGCAAATGGCGGCGTTTCAGCAGGTCGAGATTTTCGGAACCGAAGGGCGGATTGAGCTTGCCGAGGTGCCGTTCAACGCTCCGAACGATCGGCCGTGTGCGTTGAATCTACAGCACGGCGAGCACGCGTCGCGGATCGAATTCGACCCGTGCGATCAATACGCGATCCAAGGCGATCTGTTCGCGCAATCGATTCTCGACGACCGCCCGGTGCCGACGCCGATCGACGATGCGGTGCGCAACATGGAGGTGCTGGAAGCGATCGTCGCCTCCGGCCAATCGCACCAATGGATCGAATTTGGCAAGCGATGAAGAGATACGTCAGGAGCGGTTCGCAAGCCGTCGGTGCCCACTAGTCTTCTCGGGTGCGACGCCGGCCAACCTCCCCCACGCCTGCTGGATGGTAGATTTTGTTATGGATGAGAGGGGCATCCGCCGGTGTGCCACTGGCCAGCGCAGTCGGCCAGTGGGAGCGCCGCTTGAACTCCCACACAAAGGGAACGTCCCGCGGCGTGCGTCCCTCGCTAACGACGGCAAGGCCGCACCCAACGTAGCAGGCACACTCCGTGTGCCGTCTGCGCTGCGCGGCGGGTTGGGCACAGAGTGCGGCAGACGGCACACGGAGTGTGCCTGCTACGTTGGTGGCGGGGCGATATCTAACCCATCACCCCCGGCCCCTCTGCGGCAGGCCGTTATTCGAGCGTGAAGCGGTTGTCGGCGATCGTGATCGTGCGTTTGCCTTTGAATTGATCGTACACGCGTTGCATCGCGGGGATGTCGTCGAACCAGCCGATCATGTATGCGGCGCCAAAGGTTTCGCCGGCGTGGACGTGCTTGCGATGCAATTCTTCGATCAGGCACACGTAGCCCCGCTGGTGGCACCATGCCTCGGCGACTTCCGCGGGGTCGAGCGTCATTCCGGCGAGCCACGGGCCCGGCTTGCCGTTCTGCTTCACCTGATAGGCTCGAATCATTCGCTCGGGAATGGAATCCGGCTTCACTGCGTCGGAATTGCGCTTGTAGAGAAACTGGGCGTCGGGGGCGAAATCCTTGTCGAACCGTTCGGCCGGGATCGGTTGCGGGAGATAGCTAAGAAAGACCTGGGCGAACGTGTCGGCCCCTTTGTGCCGGATGTGGCCGGGCATGTCGAGGCGATAGAAAAGATCGTCGACATCATTGGCGCTCGTAATGCGTTCGCAGGAGATGACGTAACGCACGGTGGGTTGAAAAACAAGCGTTTGTTCCCAAGTCGAGCCGGCTTTGTAACCGTCGCCCGGCTTGTTGTAGGTGTAGCGGAGTTTGATGGCGACGAAATCGTTTCCGCGGACGATTTCCGGCTTCAGGACTTTGGCTTGCGTGCAAATCTGCGGGCCCTCGACATAGTGTTTGGGCAGGTTGCCGTGCAGCTTGGCATCGCGCTCGTAGCCATCGTCGCGCCAGCCGGGCGCGAGGAGAAAATCCATGATGTGCAGCCCGAAGCCAAGATCGCGGGCCCCGGTTTTCTTGTCGAGAAAGCTACCGGCCGCGATGCCGCTGACGTAGCCGCGCTTGCGAACGACGGCTTGCAGCGCAGGCGTATCGATCTTGATGGCATCGTCGGTTTCGACGACCGCGATCGACTCGATCGGCGACGCATTGCTCGGCTCGGCAGCTCGAGCGGCAAGGGGGGCCGAAAAAATCATCGGCCCGAGAAGCAGCAAATGAATTCGCATCGCGACCTCGACGAGGCTCGAACGGCGATTGTGGGAGGCATGAATGCAGCATGCCCACGGAAAACCGTGGGCATGCATCCGCTGGAAGCTAGCTTAATACCGTCGCGGCCCGTAGGCAACGATTTGCCGAATTCGTCGGGCTACTTGGCGCAGCACGAGGGGGCGGGAGCAGCGCATCCACACGGGGCAGGCACCGGAACCTGGCAGGTGACCGTTTGCGGAACCATGCGGCACACTTGCACCGGCACTTGCTTCGCCACGGTGTAGGGAACGCACACGTTGTAGGTTTCGGTGTGTTGCTCGGCGACGCACTTGCACTCGGTTACTTCGCGCGTTGCCGTGCGCGTCTGCGGCACGCAGACGGTGTATTGCACTTCCTTCTGCATGGTGTACGGCACGCAGACGTTGTACGACTCGGTCACGGGCACCGAAACGCAACGGCACTCGACCACCTCTCGCGTGGCGGTTCGCGTTTGCGGCACGCAGACGGTGTATTGCACTTCTTGCGAGCGCGTCTCGGGCACCATGTGGCAAACCTGCACCTGCCGAGTTCGCATCTCTTGCTTGTTGACGGTGCATTGGTAGTCGTACGGCACGGTTTCCATCACCGGCTTCATCACGGTGCAGGGAATTTGCTTGGTGACCAAATTCGGCACCCAAACGCGGCAGGTGCGGCAGGGCGGCGGGCTCTGGCAACCGCCGCAGGGCGAGGCACAATTTCCGCACCAGGTCGTCGGCGGACAGCCGCAGCCGCAACCGCATGCACAGCTCGGCACGGGCCGATCTTCCCAATGCCCTTCGTCGACGCACTGGCAATAGCTCGATTGCGTCGGCACCATGTGGCATTCTTCACGCGTGGCATGACGCGTTTCCGTGTACGGCACGCAAACGCAGTATTGCTCGCTCTCGGTGCTCATCACCGGCTTGCACACCGTGTATTGCACCGTGCGGGTTCGCGTCTCGGGCACCTCGACCGTGTAGTTGTATTGCACCGTTTTCGTCTCGGCGACTTCCTTGGCGACCATGCAAGTTCGCGTGCGCACTTCGCTGCGGTATGCGGTGCAATTGACGGTTTGCGTGCGTGTCTCGGGGACCATTACGGTGTATTGATATTGCACCGTCCGCGTTTCGGGAACCATCTTGTAAACGGTGCAGGTGTGCTGCCGTTGCTCGGTGCGATATGCGGTGCAATTGATGGTTTGCATTTCCGTGACCATCGTAGGCACCATCACCGTCTTCTCGACCGTCTGATAACTGCACCCGCCGGTCGCAGGCATCTCGCAGCCGCCGCTGCCGCAATAGCAACCGGAATTGCAACAGCCTGAGTCTCGGCAGCCATGAAACCAACTGGCGTCGGCCGGCCTTGCCAGCCCGAATAGTACGAATGGCGCGACGAGCAATGCGATTCGACGAAACATGGTTGTCGTTCCTTTATGCAAGCGAGCGAAGAGGGAATTTCGATGCTTAGCGTTTTGTCTAGGTACGCGCCGCGACGGCAGGCGCTGAATGCGTTGCCGTCGAATGGGCAAACTGCGCAAAGATTAACGAGACGCGGCATCGTTGTCAACCAACTGGCCGAAAATGAATCACGGCGATTTGTGAAAGAGCAATCGCCCCACGAAAATCGGGCTCGGGCTCCACGGCGCGAAGTCGCGGAAGGTTTGACAGCGGCGGATTGATGGCAGTGCCAGCGTCGCTGCGCCGACGGGCGGCGAGTGGCTTCAAGTTGTTCGGCGCCGGGCGACGAACTTGGTTGTATGGAGATTGCCGCTGCCGCCGCGGCCAGAGTCTTCTCGGATTGCCGTCCCACGCTCACCAGCCCCGGCGAATTGCATGGATTTTCTGGTCGAACTCGACATTTTCGCGGGGCCGCTCGATTTGCTGCTCTATCTGGTGCGGCGCCACGAGGTCGAGATTGCCGAGATTCCGGTCGCGCCGATCACCGACCAGTTTCTCGAATACATCTCCGTCCTCGAGCAGCTCGATGTCGATGCGGCCGGCGATTTTCTGGAGGTGGCCAGCACGCTGGTGGAAATCAAATCGCGGATGCTGTTGCCGCATGGCGACGAAATCGAAGAGCCGCTGGAAGATCCGCGGCGCGAGCTGGTCGAACGGCTGCTGGAATACAAGAAATTCAAGGATGCGGCAACGCTTCTCGACGAACGCGGCCGAGATTGGCAGCAGCGCTTTCCCCGATTGGCGAGCGATCTGGGAGGGCCCGGCCGCCAGGCGGATGAAGAACCGGTCCGCGAAGTCGAGCTTTGGGATCTGGTCAGCGCTTTGGCGCGCGTGCTCCGCGAGCGGGAAAAGGCAAAGCCTTCAAGCATCGTCTACGACGACACGCCGATTCACGTTTATTTGGCGCGAATTCAAGCACTGCTCGACGAGCGCGGCGCGATCGCGTTTACCGAGCTTGTGTCGAGCGCGCGGCACAAATCGGCGATCATCGGGATGTTTTTCGCCGTGCTCGAGTTGGTGCGGCATCACGGAGTGCGCGTCGAGCAGAACGACCCGAGCGCCGAAATCTGGATCCTGCGCCCGCTGGAAGAATCGCCCGCGACGCTCGCTCTTGCCGCGAGCCCGTAGCGGCCGCATGGGAGTGTTGCGTTTTGCTGGTCCATTCCACCCGAACGCGATCTCGTCGGCGTCCGCCGCGGCGGGCTGTTTTGACTGCGACTCCGACGCGGAAGTTTCCCGAACCGTGTGCCACTTGCAAGCGAAGCCTGCCAGGGCCGACGAGCGAGTTGACGTTGAACCCGGTGTTCACCATCAGACTCATGCAAAATTCAAACGGCCGCGTCCGATGGGAAAACATCGACATCGCGCGACGCTCGCACTGGCCGACTGCGCTGGCCAGTGGCACACGTCCGTCAGTGGCACACGTCCGTCAGGGGCACACGTGCGCCGGTGGCACACATCCGGCGCGGCGGGCTACGTAGACTGCGGCTCCGTCGCGGATTTCTTCGCTTTGAAGACAACGATCGATAGCGCGGGCAGCGTGAGGCCGATCGAGACGGGTTGCCCGTGCGAGGCGACGGGAATCGTCGTTGCGCCGCCGAAATTTCCCAGGCCGCTGCCGCCATAGAGCGATGCATCGCTATTGAGAATTTCTTGCCAGTAGTCGGTCGTGGGCGTGCCGATGCGGAAATTGCGCCGCGGCACGGGCGTGAAATTGCAGGCCACGAGAATCTCTGGCTCACGCTCGTCGCCTTTGCGCAGAAACGAAAGCGTGCTCTGATCGCTGTCGCGGCAATCGATCCATTGGAAGCCGCGCGGATCGCAATCGTAGCGATGGAGCGCCGGCTCGGCACGGTAGACGCGGTTCAAATCGTCGACCCAGCGCCGCAGGCCGGAATGCTCGGGCCGGTCGAGCAGATCCCAATCGAGCTGCGTGTCGTGATTCCATTCGCGCCACTGGCCAAATTCGCCTCCCATGAAGAGCATCTTCTTGCCGGGCTGCGTGAACATGTAGCCGAGCAGCAGGCGGAGGCTGGCGAATTTCTGCCAGGCGTCGCCCGGCATCTTGGCCAGCAGCGAGCCCTTGCCGTACACCACCTCGTCGTGCGAAAGCGGCAGGACGAAATTCTCGCTGAACGCGTAGACCGCGCGAAACGTGAGTTGATCGTGATGGAATTTGCGGAACACCGGGTCTTGCCGCATGTACTCCAGCGTGTCGTGCATCCAGCCCATGTCCCACTTGTAGCCGAAGCCGAGCCCGCCGACGTAGAGCGGCCGCGACACGCCCGGCCAGGCGGTCGATTCCTCGGCGATCGTCATCGCATCGGGATAATGCTTGTAGACCTGTTCGTTCAGCGAGCGGAGAAACTGCACGGCTTCGAGATTCTCGCGGCCGCCGAAGCGGTTCGGCACCCATTCTCCCGGCTTTCGGGCGTAATCGAGATAGAGCATCGAAGCCACGGCGTCGACGCGCAGGCCGTCGATATGATACTTGTCGAACCAGAACAGGGCATTGCTGAGCAGGAAGGCACGGACTTCGTTGCGGCCATAATTGAACAAATAGCTGCCCCATTCGGCATGCAAGCCCTGGCGCGGATCGGCGTGCTCGAAGAGATGCGATCCGTCGAAATATCCCAGGCCGTGTTGATCGGTGGTGAAATGCGACGGCACCCAATCGAGCACGACGCCGATGCCGCGTTGATGCAAGAAGTCGATCAGGTACATGAAATCTTGCGGCGAGCCATAACGGCTGGTGGGAGAAAAATAGCCGCTCGTCTGGTAGCCCCAGGAGCCGTAGAACGGATGTTCCATCAAGGGCATGAATTCGACGTGCGTGAAGCCGCGCTCGACGAGATATTCCCCGAGCCGCGGGGCGATGCTGCGGTAGGTGTAGAATTCCGCCGCGGCGGCGCTCGCGTTGTCGGCCTGATTTGCGGCAGCCGGGCCGACAATTTCGCCCGCGGCCGGGCGGAGCCACGATCCGAAGTGCATTTCATAGATCGACACCGGCGCGTCCAACGATTGCCGCTTGCCTCGGCCGGCCATCCACTCGGAGTCGCGCCAAGTGTATTCAAGATTCCACACGACCGACGCGGTTTGCGAAGGAATTTCGCCGTGGAATGCAAACGGGTCGGCTTTATCGACTTCGTAGCCGTTGTAGCGCGAGGCGATGTGATATTTATAGCGTGTGCCCGATTCGGCCTCGCGAACGCATCCTTCCCAGATGCCGGAATTGCCGAGGCAACTCAGCGGATGAGCGTGCGGGTTCCAACCGTTGAAATCGCCGACCAGGGAGACACGCAGGGCGTTCGGCGCCCAAACGGCGAAATCGGTGCCCCCGCCCGGCGAACTGCACGGATGCGCCCCGAGCTTTTCATACAGCCGAACGTGCGTTCCCTCGTTGAAGAAGAACAAGTCGGCCGGCGAGAACGAACTGGCGGGCGATGCGGCTGGCAGAGCACTGGTCGGCGGCGCGTTGGTTGGCATGGTGGGCTATCGGCTTGCGAATTCTATGCCACCGACAAGCCTAGCACGCGGAGACCACGGATGGGCGAAACTGCCAGCGAGCTTCAGCACGCCGTTGCGGCAAAGCTCGCTTGCGGTCTCGTGCATCGCGACCCGTCGCACCGGCGGCGCGTGCCCACCGGTGGTGTGTGCCACTGGCAAGCGCAGTCTGCCAGTGTTGAACTGCCATTGGATATAGCCATACCGTTTGGCCAGTCGAACGCGGAGACCAATTCGCAAGTTCGCAGCCTTTTGTGCGCTGCCACTGGCAGACTGCGCTTGCCAGTGGCACACGGCCGGCCGCAGTGACTGCTATTTCCCTTGCGATTCTTCGTGCAGCGGAACGAGATACGAGTCGAACACGCGGACCGATTTATCCAACGGCTTGGCGACGGCGATGAATTTAAGATGCCGCGGCGACACCAAGTATTCGTCGTGGGCCGCTTTGTTGGCAAACACGATGTGCAGCGCGACGTCGAAATCGCTCACGCTGACCGGCTCTTTGAGGTTGGCCATCGTGCCGACGGAGAAATAAACCTCGCCCGGATGGCCGCCCAGATATTCTTTGGCCGCATCGATCAGCTTCGTGCGATTGGCATTGTCGGAGTCTTTGAGCGTGAAGAAAACCATGTGGGCGATCATGGAGTCCTTCGAGCTGGCCTCCGCGGGGGCGGCTTTGCCCTCGGGCTCGGCAGCAGAAAGGGGTCTGGCTGCCAACGATCCGAACACAACTAAGCTCACAAACGCCAGGATCAAAACGAAACGATTTCGCAACATTTTGCACCTCGTGGGAAACGAAAAACATTTGAGAGCGTAAAAATTTCGCGGTCCAACGTCCAGCCTTTTGCAATTCCCTTGGTCATTCGCGTATTTCGTGTCATTCGTGGTTTCCGCTTCGTCTTCTTACACTGGGCTGATCTCGGCCGGGTGGCTCGCTTTGCCGTTGGTCTCGGCTTGCTGTCGTAGCGAAGGGCCGATCAGTTCTTCGATTTCGATGTCGTCGAGCGTTTCATCTTCTTCCAATTTCCGCGCCACGAGATCGAGCTTGTCGCGATGCTGGTCGGTCATTTGCTGGGCGATGCTCGCGGCATCGTGCAGAATCCGCGAAACTTCTTCGTCGATCACTTGGGCCGTGTGTTCGCTGAATTCGCGCTGCTCGTAGATTTCCTTGCCGAGGAACGGATGCTCCTCGCTGGTGCGGAAGGCGACTGGCCCGAGCCGCTCGCTCATGCCCCAATGGGCCACCATTCGCCGGGCCAGTTTGGTGGCGCTGGCCAGATCGCTTTCGGCGCCGGCCGTGTATTCGCCGAACACGGCTTTTTCGGCCGCCCGGCCGCCGAGCATGAAGATCAACCGGCTCTTGAGCTCCGATTGGCTGATATTCAGCCGATCTTCCTCCGGCAGCAATTGCGTTACGCCCAGGGCCCGGCCACGCGGAATGATCGTCACCTTGTGGAGCCGATCGATGCCCGGCAAGAGCCACGCCAAGACGGCATGGCCGGCCTCGTGATAGGC
This Pirellulales bacterium DNA region includes the following protein-coding sequences:
- the glgB gene encoding 1,4-alpha-glucan branching protein GlgB, with amino-acid sequence MPTNAPPTSALPAASPASSFSPADLFFFNEGTHVRLYEKLGAHPCSSPGGGTDFAVWAPNALRVSLVGDFNGWNPHAHPLSCLGNSGIWEGCVREAESGTRYKYHIASRYNGYEVDKADPFAFHGEIPSQTASVVWNLEYTWRDSEWMAGRGKRQSLDAPVSIYEMHFGSWLRPAAGEIVGPAAANQADNASAAAAEFYTYRSIAPRLGEYLVERGFTHVEFMPLMEHPFYGSWGYQTSGYFSPTSRYGSPQDFMYLIDFLHQRGIGVVLDWVPSHFTTDQHGLGYFDGSHLFEHADPRQGLHAEWGSYLFNYGRNEVRAFLLSNALFWFDKYHIDGLRVDAVASMLYLDYARKPGEWVPNRFGGRENLEAVQFLRSLNEQVYKHYPDAMTIAEESTAWPGVSRPLYVGGLGFGYKWDMGWMHDTLEYMRQDPVFRKFHHDQLTFRAVYAFSENFVLPLSHDEVVYGKGSLLAKMPGDAWQKFASLRLLLGYMFTQPGKKMLFMGGEFGQWREWNHDTQLDWDLLDRPEHSGLRRWVDDLNRVYRAEPALHRYDCDPRGFQWIDCRDSDQSTLSFLRKGDEREPEILVACNFTPVPRRNFRIGTPTTDYWQEILNSDASLYGGSGLGNFGGATTIPVASHGQPVSIGLTLPALSIVVFKAKKSATEPQST
- a CDS encoding Dabb family protein, with the translated sequence MLRNRFVLILAFVSLVVFGSLAARPLSAAEPEGKAAPAEASSKDSMIAHMVFFTLKDSDNANRTKLIDAAKEYLGGHPGEVYFSVGTMANLKEPVSVSDFDVALHIVFANKAAHDEYLVSPRHLKFIAVAKPLDKSVRVFDSYLVPLHEESQGK